A region from the Carassius carassius chromosome 33, fCarCar2.1, whole genome shotgun sequence genome encodes:
- the atoh8 gene encoding transcription factor atoh8 isoform X1: protein MKNPHLDGHCKILTSGDKRLKRRAREPLQRVSDEHSPYFKLYKDAHLMAQTDGGARETRASGVFASGDDGALDMRINTSVSGEAPDSKLRAVPENTVSGRTAQSSTRSAQVFPLERALSQRAASQAPGESAQSPRRRAGEPPEIKAIQQTRRLLANARERTRVHTISAAFEALRKQVPCYSYGQKLSKLAILRIACNYILSLAQLADLDYSPDQSQLSFRECVEQCTRTLQAEGRSKKRKE from the exons ATGAAGAACCCGCATCTGGACGGACACTGCAAGATCCTGACCTCGGGGGACAAGAGACTGAAGCGCAGAGCGCGAGAGCCGCTCCAGCGCGTCAGTGACGAGCATTCACCCTACTTTAAACTGTACAAGGACGCGCATCTCATGGCACAGACGGACGGCGGTGCGAGAGAGACGCGCGCCTCGGGGGTCTTCGCGTCGGGGGACGACGGCGCCCTGGATATGAGGATTAACACTTCGGTGTCTGGAGAGGCTCCTGACTCCAAACTGAGAGCCGTCCCAGAGAACACTGTCAGTGGCAGGACCGCTCAATCGAGCACGCGCAGCGCGCAGGTTTTTCCTCTGGAGCGAGCGTTGTCTCAGCGCGCCGCCTCTCAGGCGCCTGGCGAGAGCGCGCAGTCACCCAGGAGACGCGCGGGAGAGCCGCCGGAGATCAAAGCCATTCAGCAGACGCGCAGACTGCTGGCGAACGCGCGCGAGAGGACGCGCGTGCACACCATCAGCGCAGCCTTCGAGGCGCTGCGAAAGCAG GTGCCCTGCTACTCGTACGGCCAGAAGCTCTCCAAGCTGGCTATATTAAGAATCGCCTGTAACTACATcctgtctctggctcagctgGCAGACCTGGACTACTCTCCGGACCAGAGCCAGCTGAGCTTCAGGGAGTGTGTGGAGCAGTGCACCCGGACGCTGCAGGCCGAGGGACGCTCCAAGAAGAGGAAG GAATAA
- the atoh8 gene encoding transcription factor atoh8 isoform X2 has protein sequence MKNPHLDGHCKILTSGDKRLKRRAREPLQRVSDEHSPYFKLYKDAHLMAQTDGGARETRASGVFASGDDGALDMRINTSVSGEAPDSKLRAVPENTVSGRTAQSSTRSAQVFPLERALSQRAASQAPGESAQSPRRRAGEPPEIKAIQQTRRLLANARERTRVHTISAAFEALRKQVPCYSYGQKLSKLAILRIACNYILSLAQLADLDYSPDQSQLSFRECVEQCTRTLQAEGRSKKRKSQTPDVLSAAWEVLLAPLRAEGRGKAREPEPREHIHCRNWHIPQRALGPLPSSLLAICSKKTL, from the exons ATGAAGAACCCGCATCTGGACGGACACTGCAAGATCCTGACCTCGGGGGACAAGAGACTGAAGCGCAGAGCGCGAGAGCCGCTCCAGCGCGTCAGTGACGAGCATTCACCCTACTTTAAACTGTACAAGGACGCGCATCTCATGGCACAGACGGACGGCGGTGCGAGAGAGACGCGCGCCTCGGGGGTCTTCGCGTCGGGGGACGACGGCGCCCTGGATATGAGGATTAACACTTCGGTGTCTGGAGAGGCTCCTGACTCCAAACTGAGAGCCGTCCCAGAGAACACTGTCAGTGGCAGGACCGCTCAATCGAGCACGCGCAGCGCGCAGGTTTTTCCTCTGGAGCGAGCGTTGTCTCAGCGCGCCGCCTCTCAGGCGCCTGGCGAGAGCGCGCAGTCACCCAGGAGACGCGCGGGAGAGCCGCCGGAGATCAAAGCCATTCAGCAGACGCGCAGACTGCTGGCGAACGCGCGCGAGAGGACGCGCGTGCACACCATCAGCGCAGCCTTCGAGGCGCTGCGAAAGCAG GTGCCCTGCTACTCGTACGGCCAGAAGCTCTCCAAGCTGGCTATATTAAGAATCGCCTGTAACTACATcctgtctctggctcagctgGCAGACCTGGACTACTCTCCGGACCAGAGCCAGCTGAGCTTCAGGGAGTGTGTGGAGCAGTGCACCCGGACGCTGCAGGCCGAGGGACGCTCCAAGAAGAGGAAG AGCCAGACACCAGATGTTCTCAGCGCTGCTTGGGAAGTCCTGCTGGCGCCACTCAGGGCAGAGGGCAGGGGGAAGGCACGCGAGCCGGAGCCCAGAGAACACATTCACTGCAGGAACTGGCACATTCCCCAGCGCGCTCTTGGCCCGCTTCCCAGCTCTCTCTTGGCCATCTGTTccaaaaaaacactttga